In Eulemur rufifrons isolate Redbay chromosome 3, OSU_ERuf_1, whole genome shotgun sequence, a single window of DNA contains:
- the KLHL25 gene encoding kelch-like protein 25, giving the protein MSVSVHETRKSRSSTGSMNVTLFHKASHPDCVLAHLNTLRKHCMFTDVTLWAGDRAFPCHRAVLAASSRYFEAMFSHGLRESRDDTVNFQDNLHPEVLELLLDFAYSSRIAITEENAESLLEAGDMLQFHDVRDAAAEFLEKNLFPSNCLGMMLLSDAHQCRRLYEFSWRMCLVHFETVRQSEDFNSLSKDTLLDLISSDELETEDERVVFEAILQWVKHDLERRKAHLPELLRSVRLALLPSDCLQEAVSGEALLMADERTKLIVDEALRCKTRILQNDGVVTSPCARPRKAGHTLLILGGQTFMCDKIYQVDHKAKEIIPKADLPSPRKEFSASAIGCKVYVTGGRGSENGVSKDVWVYDTVHEEWSKAAPMLIARFGHGSAELENCLYVVGGHTSLAGVFPASPSVSLKQVEKYDPGANKWTMVAPLRDGVSNAAVVSAKLKLFVFGGTSIHRDMVSKVQCYDPLENRWTIKAECPQPWRYTAAAVLGSQIFIMGGDTEFTAASAYRFDCETNQWTRIGDMTAKRMSCHALASGNKLYVVGGYFGTQRCKTLDCYDPTSDTWSCITTVPYSLIPTAFVSTWKHLPA; this is encoded by the coding sequence ATGTCGGTCAGCGTCCACGAGACCCGCAAGTCACGGAGCAGCACGGGGTCCATGAACGTCACCCTCTTCCACAAGGCCTCGCACCCAGACTGCGTGCTGGCCCACCTCAACACGCTGCGCAAGCACTGCATGTTCACGGACGTCACGCTCTGGGCCGGCGACCGAGCCTTCCCCTGCCACCGTGCTGTGCTGGCCGCCTCCAGCCGCTACTTCGAGGCCATGTTCAGCCACGGCCTGCGGGAGAGCCGGGACGATACGGTCAACTTCCAGGACAACCTGCACCCCGAGGTGCTGGAGCTGCTGCTGGACTTCGCCTACTCCTCGCGCATCGCCATCACCGAGGAGAATGCCGAGTCGCTGCTGGAGGCCGGCGACATGCTGCAGTTCCACGACGTGCGGGACGCCGCTGCCGAGTTCCTGGAGAAGAACCTCTTCCCCTCCAACTGCCTGGGCATGATGCTGCTCTCGGACGCCCACCAGTGCCGCCGGCTGTACGAGTTCTCCTGGCGCATGTGCCTGGTGCACTTCGAGACGGTGCGGCAGAGCGAGGACTTCAACAGCCTGTCCAAGGACACGCTGCTGGACCTCATCTCGAGCGACGAGCTGGAGACTGAGGACGAGCGGGTGGTCTTCGAGGCCATCCTCCAGTGGGTGAAGCACGACCTCGAGCGGCGGAAGGCCCACCTGCCCGAGCTCCTGCGCAGTGTGCGGCTGGCCCTGCTGCCGTCCGACTGCCTGCAGGAGGCCGTCTCTGGCGAGGCCCTCCTCATGGCGGACGAGCGCACCAAGCTCATCGTAGACGAGGCCCTGCGCTGCAAGACCAGGATCCTGCAGAACGACGGGGTGGTTACCAGCCCCTGCGCCCGGCCGCGCAAGGCGGGCCACACGCTGCTCATCCTGGGGGGCCAGACCTTCATGTGCGACAAGATCTACCAGGTGGACCACAAGGCCAAAGAGATCATCCCCAAGGCAGACCTGCCCAGCCCCCGGAAGGAGTTCAGCGCCTCGGCAATCGGCTGCAAGGTCTACGTGACGGGGGGCAGGGGCTCCGAGAACGGGGTCTCCAAGGACGTGTGGGTGTACGACACCGTGCACGAGGAGTGGTCCAAGGCGGCGCCCATGCTGATCGCCCGCTTTGGCCATGGCTCAGCCGAGCTGGAAAACTGCCTTTATGTGGTGGGGGGACACACGTCCCTGGCGGGTGTCTTCCCGGCCTCACCTTCCGTCTCCCTGAAGCAAGTGGAGAAGTACGACCCCGGGGCCAACAAGTGGACGATGGTGGCCCCGTTGAGGGATGGTGTCAGCAATGCCGCAGTGGTGAGTGCCAAGCTGAAGCTCTTTGTTTTCGGAGGGACCAGCATCCACAGGGACATGGTGTCCAAAGTCCAGTGCTACGACCCCTTGGAGAACCGGTGGACGATCAAGGCCGAGTGTCCCCAGCCTTGGCGATACACGGCCGCCGCCGTCCTGGGCAGCCAGATCTTCATCATGGGAGGAGACACGGAATTCACGGCTGCCTCGGCCTACCGCTTCGACTGCGAGACCAACCAGTGGACGCGCATCGGGGACATGACCGCCAAACGCATGTCCTGCCACGCCCTGGCTTCTGGCAATAAACTCTACGTGGTCGGGGGCTACTTTGGGACCCAGAGGTGTAAGACCCTGGACTGCTATGACCCCACTTCGGACACGTGGAGCTGCATCACCACAGTGCCCTACTCGCTCATCCCCACGGCCTTCGTCAGCACCTGGAAGCACCTGCCTGCGTGA